A genomic window from Tolypothrix sp. PCC 7910 includes:
- a CDS encoding molybdenum cofactor guanylyltransferase, with translation MPNTKHQTTNTKLTAIVLAGGQSARMGEDKALLKIQGIPLLERVCTIAQACADTVYIVTPWPERYQNLLLPDCKFIQESPSSPVPSPQYPVPSTQYHGPLVGFAQGLAQVQTNWALLLACDLPRLRVEVLQEWVARLDSVGDDAIAALAHHAKGWEPLCGFYRQRCLPELLEFINQGGRSFQQWLKQHSVQVLPLREPEMLFNCNSPEDVWKVN, from the coding sequence ATGCCAAACACCAAACACCAAACAACAAACACCAAATTAACAGCAATTGTGCTTGCGGGTGGTCAAAGTGCGCGGATGGGTGAAGATAAAGCTTTGCTCAAAATTCAAGGAATACCTTTGTTGGAGCGTGTTTGTACCATTGCTCAAGCTTGTGCTGATACCGTTTATATAGTTACTCCTTGGCCAGAACGCTATCAAAACTTGCTTCTCCCTGATTGTAAATTTATTCAAGAATCCCCCTCATCCCCAGTACCCAGTCCCCAGTACCCAGTCCCCAGTACCCAATACCACGGCCCCTTAGTCGGATTTGCTCAAGGACTAGCGCAGGTGCAAACGAATTGGGCGCTACTGCTGGCTTGCGATTTACCTAGGTTAAGGGTTGAGGTGCTGCAAGAGTGGGTAGCTAGATTAGATAGTGTGGGGGATGATGCGATCGCAGCTTTGGCTCATCATGCAAAAGGATGGGAACCTCTGTGTGGTTTTTATCGCCAAAGATGTTTACCAGAACTCTTAGAGTTTATCAATCAAGGCGGGCGATCGTTTCAACAGTGGTTGAAGCAACATTCTGTGCAAGTTTTGCCTTTGCGGGAACCAGAAATGCTGTTTAACTGTAATAGTCCAGAAGATGTGTGGAAAGTTAACTAA
- a CDS encoding thioredoxin domain-containing protein: protein MTNRLVEAKSLYLRKHAENPIDWWSWCDEALATAKEKNLPIFLSIGYSSCHWCTVMEGEAFSDLAIAEYMNANFLPIKVDREERPDIDSIYMQALQMMSGQGGWPLNAFLSPDDLVPFYAGTYFPLEPRYGRPGFLQVLQAIRRYYDTEKNDLQQRKAVITEALLTSAVLQDGTGGDVAENELLRKGWETCTAIITPNPSGNSFPMIPYGELALRLNRLNFPSRYDGVQVVTQRGLDLALGGIFDHVAGGFHRYTVDPTWTVPHFEKMLYDNGQIVEYLANLWSAGVEEPAFERAIAKTVQWLKREMTAPEGYFYAAQDADSFTNSTAVEPEEGAFYVWSYSELEELLTGEELAELQQEFTVSANGNFEGQIVLQRQYSGKLSDTLEISLHKLFTARYGVNAESLDTFPPARDNLEAKTTNWPGRIPSVTDTKMIVAWNSLMISGLARAAGVFQQASYLEIAAKAANFILVHQFVDGRFHRLNYDNQPHLLAQSEDYAFFIKALLDLHQASLGMGNVSSPTFWLEKAIALQDEFNEFLWSVELGGYYNAAIDASQDLIVRERSYADNATPSANGIAIANLVRLTLLTDNLDYLNLAEQGLKAFRSVMSSATQACPSLFTALDWYRNSTLIRTSTTEHIKSFIPKHLPTVVFAAVSNLPDNSIALVCQGLKCLAPAESVEQMWQQVQQSQSRG, encoded by the coding sequence ATGACTAATCGTCTTGTTGAAGCTAAGAGTCTCTATCTCCGCAAACACGCTGAGAACCCTATTGATTGGTGGTCTTGGTGCGATGAAGCACTAGCAACTGCAAAGGAAAAGAATCTACCTATCTTTCTTTCTATTGGCTACTCTAGTTGTCACTGGTGTACTGTCATGGAAGGTGAAGCTTTTTCTGACTTGGCTATTGCTGAGTACATGAATGCTAATTTTCTGCCCATCAAAGTAGATAGGGAAGAAAGACCAGATATCGATAGCATTTATATGCAAGCTTTGCAAATGATGAGTGGTCAGGGAGGATGGCCATTAAATGCATTTCTCTCTCCCGATGATTTAGTTCCGTTTTACGCTGGTACTTATTTTCCGTTAGAACCGCGTTACGGCCGTCCCGGGTTTTTGCAAGTTTTACAAGCAATTCGGCGCTACTACGATACAGAAAAAAATGATTTGCAACAACGCAAAGCTGTAATTACTGAAGCCCTCCTCACCTCGGCTGTGTTGCAAGATGGTACAGGCGGGGATGTTGCAGAAAATGAATTACTTCGCAAAGGTTGGGAAACTTGCACTGCAATAATTACGCCTAACCCATCTGGGAATAGTTTTCCGATGATTCCCTATGGCGAATTAGCATTACGTTTAAATCGGTTAAATTTTCCATCACGGTATGATGGTGTACAAGTTGTTACTCAACGTGGGCTAGATTTAGCACTGGGCGGGATTTTTGACCATGTGGCTGGTGGTTTCCACCGTTATACTGTCGACCCTACATGGACAGTACCCCATTTTGAAAAGATGCTCTACGACAATGGTCAAATTGTGGAGTATTTAGCGAATTTGTGGAGTGCAGGAGTAGAAGAACCAGCATTTGAGAGAGCGATCGCTAAAACTGTACAATGGCTGAAAAGGGAAATGACCGCTCCTGAAGGTTATTTCTACGCCGCGCAAGATGCTGATAGTTTCACCAACTCCACCGCTGTAGAACCCGAGGAAGGCGCATTTTACGTTTGGAGTTACAGCGAACTAGAAGAACTGCTCACAGGTGAGGAACTCGCGGAATTACAACAGGAATTTACAGTTAGCGCTAATGGCAACTTTGAAGGGCAGATTGTGTTGCAACGGCAATATTCAGGCAAACTAAGTGACACCTTAGAAATCTCTCTACATAAGTTATTTACGGCTAGATACGGTGTAAATGCTGAATCATTAGATACATTTCCGCCTGCACGCGATAACTTAGAAGCCAAAACCACTAATTGGCCAGGACGCATTCCCTCAGTCACAGATACAAAGATGATTGTGGCTTGGAATAGCTTGATGATTTCTGGTTTAGCAAGGGCTGCGGGAGTATTTCAACAAGCATCATATTTAGAAATAGCAGCAAAAGCAGCAAACTTCATTCTGGTGCATCAGTTTGTGGATGGGCGTTTTCACCGGCTGAATTATGACAATCAACCCCATCTTTTAGCGCAGTCTGAAGATTACGCATTTTTTATTAAAGCGCTACTAGATTTACACCAAGCTTCTTTGGGGATGGGAAATGTATCTTCCCCGACATTTTGGTTAGAAAAAGCGATCGCACTGCAAGATGAATTCAACGAATTTCTCTGGAGTGTAGAATTAGGCGGCTACTACAACGCCGCAATTGATGCTAGTCAAGATTTAATCGTCCGCGAACGCAGTTATGCAGATAATGCTACACCCTCAGCCAACGGTATTGCGATCGCTAATCTTGTCCGTCTCACTTTACTTACTGATAATCTGGATTATCTAAATTTAGCTGAACAAGGTTTAAAAGCCTTTCGGAGTGTGATGAGTAGTGCTACTCAAGCTTGTCCCAGTTTATTTACAGCTTTAGATTGGTATCGAAATTCAACTTTGATTCGCACTAGCACTACTGAACATATCAAGTCTTTCATCCCTAAGCATTTGCCTACGGTGGTGTTTGCAGCAGTATCAAATTTGCCAGACAACAGTATTGCCTTAGTTTGCCAAGGTTTGAAATGTCTTGCACCAGCAGAAAGCGTAGAACAAATGTGGCAACAAGTGCAGCAGAGTCAGAGTAGGGGATAG
- a CDS encoding helix-hairpin-helix domain-containing protein, which yields MIKLRYLCLAISACAIVSLSSCNNTTPTASNAPAPVATSSTTQVTETGSHSNHGSKAKININTAILSELDKFEAKLGVPALSNKIQASRPYATPEDLVSKKVINQEQFDQIKDMVTVQEVVLTGEAKDVDYMTKLGLMKGHLLVAKELLDQNQPKQAEPHIGHPVEEIYVDVEEELNERKVKEFKTTLVSLQDLVKSNPKNPKLKTDFTTSVQAVDGAIATLPEAQRSKPGFVLQVINGLLDSANSEYGAAIANGKIAAAIEYQDSRGFVVYANDLYKSIASQVAQTSPEANKAIEASFADLVKVWPAAIPPASPVKTPEDVTKLIKTIEQNSQIVIDKTSTQAQQ from the coding sequence ATGATTAAATTACGCTATCTCTGCTTGGCTATTTCTGCTTGTGCTATCGTTTCTCTTAGTTCTTGTAATAATACTACGCCAACTGCTAGTAATGCACCCGCACCAGTTGCAACTAGCTCCACCACTCAAGTTACGGAAACAGGAAGCCATAGCAATCACGGTAGCAAAGCAAAAATTAATATCAACACTGCTATCTTGTCAGAGTTAGATAAGTTTGAAGCCAAGCTAGGGGTTCCGGCGTTATCAAACAAAATTCAAGCCAGCCGTCCCTACGCAACTCCAGAGGATTTGGTAAGTAAGAAGGTAATTAATCAAGAACAGTTTGACCAAATCAAAGATATGGTAACTGTGCAAGAAGTCGTACTCACAGGTGAGGCGAAAGATGTTGATTACATGACCAAATTGGGGTTAATGAAAGGACATCTGTTAGTAGCAAAAGAACTTTTGGATCAAAATCAACCCAAACAGGCTGAACCTCATATTGGACATCCAGTTGAGGAAATTTATGTTGATGTCGAAGAGGAATTAAATGAACGCAAGGTCAAAGAATTTAAGACTACTTTGGTGAGTTTGCAAGATTTAGTCAAATCTAATCCCAAGAATCCCAAACTGAAAACAGATTTTACCACTTCTGTACAAGCCGTAGATGGCGCGATCGCAACTTTACCAGAAGCGCAACGTTCCAAGCCAGGATTCGTACTCCAGGTAATTAACGGCTTATTAGATTCAGCCAACTCAGAATATGGAGCTGCGATCGCCAATGGTAAAATAGCCGCAGCAATTGAATATCAAGATTCTCGTGGCTTTGTCGTCTACGCTAATGACTTATATAAGAGCATTGCTAGCCAGGTAGCCCAAACCAGCCCTGAAGCTAATAAAGCAATAGAAGCAAGTTTTGCTGATTTAGTCAAAGTTTGGCCTGCCGCCATCCCGCCAGCTAGCCCAGTGAAAACTCCTGAAGATGTCACCAAGCTAATCAAAACCATTGAGCAAAACTCGCAAATAGTGATTGACAAAACTAGCACCCAAGCACAACAATAG
- a CDS encoding FTR1 family protein: MNFSTALPTFVITLREGVEAALVVGIVLALLKKAKQSRLNSWVYAGVGVGVLLSALIGVIFTWLIQILGAINPQYTSVVEPIMEGTFSVLAIVMLSWMLIWMTKQARFMKATVEGAVTEALTQNSNAGWGVFTLILIAVIREGFETVLFIAANFQQGFMPALGAIGGLFSAVVIGVLLFKWGVKINIRQFFQVMGVLLVLIVAGLVVSALKHFDDGIANLALSSRATESLCFYYERFTKIHSCILGPMVLNTSKILPDEQFPGIILKSLFGYRDNLYLVQAVGYLTFLLTVGGLYFRSITGNSSAQDTKNLRSVQ; encoded by the coding sequence ATGAATTTTAGTACTGCCTTACCTACTTTTGTAATTACGCTCAGAGAAGGAGTAGAAGCTGCTCTCGTAGTGGGAATTGTGCTGGCTTTGCTGAAAAAAGCCAAACAATCTCGACTCAATTCTTGGGTATATGCGGGTGTTGGTGTTGGTGTTCTTTTAAGCGCGCTTATAGGTGTAATTTTTACTTGGTTAATTCAAATCTTAGGCGCAATTAATCCTCAATATACTTCGGTAGTTGAGCCAATAATGGAAGGCACTTTTAGTGTTTTGGCAATAGTCATGCTCAGTTGGATGTTAATCTGGATGACGAAGCAAGCCAGATTTATGAAAGCTACAGTTGAGGGTGCTGTTACCGAAGCACTAACACAAAACTCGAATGCAGGTTGGGGTGTTTTTACATTAATTTTAATTGCAGTAATTCGCGAAGGTTTTGAAACTGTTTTATTTATTGCCGCTAATTTTCAACAAGGATTTATGCCTGCGTTGGGTGCCATTGGTGGTTTATTCTCAGCAGTAGTGATTGGCGTACTCTTGTTTAAATGGGGTGTCAAAATTAATATTCGCCAATTTTTCCAAGTTATGGGCGTTTTATTAGTTTTGATAGTTGCTGGATTAGTAGTTTCTGCATTGAAACATTTTGACGATGGTATTGCTAATTTAGCACTCAGCAGCCGCGCAACAGAAAGCCTTTGTTTTTACTACGAACGCTTTACTAAAATTCACTCTTGTATTTTAGGGCCGATGGTTTTAAATACTTCTAAAATCTTGCCCGATGAACAATTCCCCGGCATCATTCTCAAGTCCTTATTTGGCTACAGAGACAATCTCTATCTCGTACAAGCAGTAGGCTATTTGACATTTTTACTGACAGTTGGCGGTCTTTACTTCCGCAGTATTACAGGTAATTCTTCTGCTCAAGATACAAAGAATTTGCGCTCTGTACAATAA
- a CDS encoding ABC transporter substrate-binding protein — protein sequence MLRRWILSTLAILLSIFLFACNSANIQQPSDKSTANSNSQALAKVSAKRVVALSSLSADIIYQLDKTKLVGITGSKLFKNDPNFANIPRVSEGQTPPNLEKIIALQPDLVIGAEGFSNQPIEKLKQLGISTILTQVNSWESLEKLTQKLAELIDVDPQPLLNRYTSFLADKATHNPSTLVLVSRQPILAPNKNSWAGDLLTKFDAKNLVADFQGKSPIGGYVTLSAEKVLEANPDVLIVVNSTDPQLLDSLKKEAFWQQLQATKNNRVYSFDYYGLVNPGSIDAIQKACQKLTQVLSSS from the coding sequence ATGCTTCGTCGTTGGATATTATCTACTTTAGCAATTTTACTAAGTATCTTTTTGTTTGCTTGTAATTCTGCAAATATTCAGCAGCCATCGGATAAATCAACTGCTAACTCTAATTCTCAAGCTTTAGCAAAAGTATCAGCAAAAAGAGTTGTGGCGCTATCTTCGCTATCTGCTGATATTATTTATCAACTCGATAAAACTAAATTAGTAGGTATTACTGGTAGCAAATTATTTAAAAATGACCCTAATTTTGCTAATATTCCTCGCGTGAGTGAAGGGCAAACTCCCCCTAATTTGGAAAAAATTATTGCCTTACAGCCAGATTTAGTAATTGGTGCAGAAGGCTTTTCTAATCAGCCAATTGAAAAACTCAAGCAATTGGGAATTTCTACTATTCTCACCCAAGTTAATAGTTGGGAATCTCTAGAAAAATTGACACAAAAACTTGCTGAGTTAATTGATGTAGATCCTCAGCCTTTATTAAATCGCTACACAAGCTTTTTAGCAGATAAAGCAACTCATAACCCTTCTACTTTAGTGCTTGTTAGCCGTCAACCAATTTTAGCTCCGAATAAAAATAGTTGGGCTGGAGATTTACTCACTAAATTTGATGCCAAAAACTTAGTTGCAGACTTTCAGGGTAAAAGTCCCATTGGTGGGTATGTGACGCTTTCGGCTGAGAAAGTTTTGGAAGCAAATCCAGATGTTTTAATTGTCGTAAATAGTACAGATCCTCAGCTTTTAGATTCTTTGAAAAAAGAAGCTTTTTGGCAGCAATTACAAGCAACTAAAAATAATCGAGTTTATAGTTTTGATTATTATGGTTTGGTGAATCCTGGCAGTATAGATGCAATTCAAAAGGCTTGCCAGAAACTCACACAAGTTTTATCTTCATCATAA
- the clpP gene encoding ATP-dependent Clp endopeptidase proteolytic subunit ClpP yields the protein MIPIVIEQSGRGERAFDIYSRLLRERIIFLGQQVDNSIANLIVAQLLFLDAEDPEKDIYLYINSPGGSVTAGMGIFDTMKHIRPDVCTICTGLAASMGAFLLSAGTKGKRMSLPHSRIMIHQPLGGAQGQATDIEIQAREILYHKRRLNDYLADHTGQPLERIAEDTERDFFMSPEEARDYGLIDQVIDRHSAGSRPMAVV from the coding sequence ATGATTCCTATAGTCATTGAACAATCGGGTCGCGGCGAACGCGCCTTTGATATCTACTCACGCCTATTGCGTGAACGGATTATCTTTTTAGGACAACAGGTTGATAACTCCATAGCGAACTTGATTGTTGCCCAACTACTGTTTTTAGATGCTGAAGACCCGGAGAAAGATATTTATTTGTACATCAACTCTCCAGGCGGTTCGGTAACTGCTGGTATGGGCATTTTTGATACTATGAAGCATATCCGCCCTGATGTCTGTACTATTTGTACCGGATTAGCTGCCAGCATGGGCGCTTTTCTGCTCAGTGCAGGTACTAAGGGTAAGCGGATGAGTCTACCCCATTCTCGGATTATGATTCATCAACCTTTAGGTGGCGCGCAGGGTCAAGCAACTGATATTGAAATTCAAGCGCGGGAAATTTTGTACCACAAGCGCCGGCTAAACGACTATTTAGCCGACCACACAGGTCAACCACTTGAGCGCATTGCGGAAGATACTGAACGTGACTTCTTTATGTCGCCAGAAGAAGCTAGAGACTATGGCTTAATTGACCAAGTTATTGACCGTCATTCCGCAGGTAGCCGACCAATGGCTGTTGTGTAG
- a CDS encoding ribonuclease R family protein, which yields MEFSIATLLANFTDDKLVARKVLEKKLGCEDENSLQKLHIALDILEKIGILVKERGKYRRLTEEGLIEAKLRCSSKGFCFAIQDVEGAEDIYIRESHLSNAWNGDRVLVRVLKEGSRRRSPEGEVKLILERSNHTLLARIKQVESGFRAVPLDDRLLFELKLQTNGMKLEEALDHLAHVEVLRYPLAQYPPLGRVVQILGSDAEAAADIDLVTCKHDLARNFSESVAEAATKLPKRLLKADLKNRLDLRSLFTLTIAGANGDPKVVENAFSVEKTANGAWRLGVHITDVSHYIQPDEALDREALKRGRSVYLGELVLPMLPDAVADRCSLVAGSDRLTLSFLINIDPKTGEVIDWEIQPSVIQVDTALNKQQAEAILNGDTHKQSEQVVQTLQTLEELRKAVKQVRLARGSLQLNLPPNQNPYYDEGILGAVVVNDLPVHSLLTELVLLVNQLTATHFSALGVPAIWRVQGTPDAEDVQEMLKLAINLGVELALEPEVDIQPLDYQHLTRAFVESASEQVLTYLLQDTLKPSSYTTTKGAHFGLALPQYLHFTAPLRRYPDLLLQRVYYSLLEHGRDRRNTRVKERVNLRHSSSHLEINWNVLPPELQQELQSDLTRVIIQINDREKEVQEAEADLAGLQKAQLMKQRIGQVFQGVITGVQSYGFFVEIEVPAAEVAASGHLGIPLRVEGLVHVSSLKDDWYEYRARQQALFGRKNRASYRLGDRVSVQVKSVDYYRQQIDLVTVGSDGVAKGLDVSTPNDDLSDIYLSSHLDPVDLEPYEEDE from the coding sequence ATGGAATTTTCAATCGCTACACTCCTTGCCAATTTCACCGATGATAAATTGGTAGCTCGTAAAGTTTTGGAAAAGAAACTTGGCTGCGAGGATGAAAACAGTTTACAAAAACTTCACATTGCTCTAGACATATTAGAGAAAATCGGAATTCTAGTTAAAGAACGGGGCAAATATCGCCGCCTGACCGAAGAAGGATTGATTGAAGCCAAACTCCGTTGTTCTAGTAAGGGTTTTTGCTTCGCAATTCAAGATGTGGAAGGGGCTGAGGATATTTACATCCGTGAAAGCCATCTTAGTAATGCGTGGAATGGCGATCGCGTTTTGGTCAGAGTCCTCAAAGAAGGTAGCCGTCGTCGCTCCCCTGAAGGCGAGGTGAAGCTGATTCTTGAACGCTCTAATCACACTTTACTAGCCCGGATTAAGCAAGTAGAAAGCGGCTTCCGCGCAGTTCCTCTTGATGATCGCTTGCTGTTTGAATTGAAGCTGCAAACAAACGGCATGAAATTAGAAGAGGCCCTCGATCACCTAGCCCATGTAGAAGTACTACGTTATCCCTTGGCACAATATCCGCCACTGGGCCGAGTTGTGCAAATCTTGGGAAGCGATGCAGAAGCGGCGGCTGATATCGATTTAGTTACTTGTAAACATGATTTAGCCCGTAATTTCTCTGAGTCTGTAGCCGAAGCCGCTACCAAGTTACCAAAAAGACTATTGAAAGCCGACTTGAAAAATCGGCTAGATTTACGCAGTTTATTTACTCTGACGATCGCGGGAGCGAATGGCGATCCCAAAGTCGTAGAAAATGCTTTTAGTGTGGAAAAAACTGCTAATGGTGCTTGGCGTTTGGGGGTACATATTACCGATGTGTCCCACTATATTCAACCAGACGAAGCTCTCGACCGGGAAGCCCTCAAGCGCGGCCGGTCTGTGTATTTGGGAGAATTAGTACTGCCGATGTTACCAGATGCGGTAGCCGATCGCTGTTCTTTAGTCGCCGGCAGCGATCGCTTAACCCTGTCATTTTTAATTAACATCGACCCCAAAACCGGCGAAGTCATAGATTGGGAAATTCAACCCAGCGTAATTCAGGTAGATACTGCTCTCAATAAACAACAAGCTGAAGCCATCCTCAATGGTGATACTCACAAGCAATCTGAGCAGGTTGTCCAAACTCTACAAACCCTAGAAGAGTTACGGAAAGCCGTGAAACAGGTGCGTTTGGCTCGCGGTAGCTTACAGTTAAATTTGCCGCCTAATCAAAACCCCTACTACGATGAAGGGATTTTGGGAGCTGTGGTAGTTAATGATTTACCCGTACATTCGCTGCTAACAGAATTAGTACTGTTAGTCAATCAACTAACAGCTACTCACTTCAGCGCCTTGGGAGTCCCTGCTATTTGGCGCGTCCAAGGCACACCAGATGCTGAAGATGTGCAAGAAATGCTGAAATTGGCAATAAATCTAGGTGTGGAACTGGCGCTAGAACCAGAAGTAGATATCCAACCCCTAGATTATCAGCATTTAACCAGGGCTTTTGTGGAATCTGCATCTGAGCAAGTTTTGACCTACTTGTTGCAAGATACCCTGAAGCCATCGAGTTACACTACTACCAAAGGGGCGCACTTTGGACTGGCTTTACCGCAATATCTCCACTTTACAGCCCCCTTACGACGTTACCCCGATTTGCTGTTGCAACGAGTGTATTATTCGTTGTTGGAACACGGACGCGATCGCCGCAATACCCGGGTGAAAGAACGTGTAAACTTGCGCCATTCTTCTTCTCACTTAGAAATTAATTGGAATGTCTTACCGCCAGAATTGCAACAAGAACTGCAAAGCGATTTAACGCGGGTAATTATCCAAATTAACGACAGAGAAAAAGAAGTTCAAGAAGCAGAAGCCGATTTAGCTGGACTGCAAAAAGCCCAACTGATGAAACAACGCATCGGTCAAGTTTTTCAGGGTGTAATTACTGGCGTGCAATCCTACGGTTTCTTTGTGGAAATTGAAGTTCCTGCAGCGGAAGTTGCAGCTAGCGGTCATTTAGGTATACCACTACGCGTTGAAGGGCTAGTACATGTTAGTTCGCTCAAAGACGACTGGTACGAATATCGCGCCAGACAACAAGCCCTGTTTGGACGGAAAAACCGTGCTTCTTACAGATTAGGCGATCGCGTCTCTGTACAAGTTAAGAGTGTCGATTATTACCGCCAGCAAATTGATTTAGTCACAGTTGGGAGTGATGGTGTAGCCAAAGGCTTAGATGTCAGTACTCCAAATGACGATTTATCAGACATCTATCTATCAAGTCATCTTGATCCCGTGGACTTAGAACCTTACGAAGAGGATGAGTAA
- a CDS encoding NblA/ycf18 family protein: MNQPIKLSLEQEFSLRSFANQVQYMSHEQAQAFLLKLYEQMLIQEANYKELLKQEWKLDSGAFSG; encoded by the coding sequence ATGAATCAGCCCATCAAATTATCTTTAGAACAAGAATTTAGCCTGAGAAGCTTTGCTAACCAAGTGCAGTACATGTCTCATGAACAAGCCCAGGCATTTTTGCTCAAACTGTATGAGCAGATGTTGATTCAAGAAGCAAATTACAAAGAATTGCTGAAGCAGGAGTGGAAACTAGATTCAGGCGCATTCTCTGGGTAA
- a CDS encoding DUF2993 domain-containing protein encodes MFNSLTSLTNSTDGDWGERLLNTVASKTIRYLFTQSELVEVFVQCHPSSKLLQGSIDSFKMNGRGLVIHGDFRAEELSFQTDAVVIDFSNVLRGKLTLKQPTQAIAKVTLSEASINQAFKAELVKKRLQNLLLPALSDIPGGEVVSFEAIQFHLLPNNRVQILAQANLSNGEIVPISLSATITIERRRRLNFCDPKFEAATVPESQWKISQTLSASLAEILDQMVDLESFDLDGMTMRLNRLETQGKQLIFTGYAQIERIPTSGTATQN; translated from the coding sequence ATGTTTAACAGCCTGACAAGTTTAACCAATTCTACTGACGGTGATTGGGGAGAGCGTTTACTTAACACTGTTGCTAGTAAAACAATTCGCTACTTATTTACTCAAAGCGAGTTAGTAGAAGTCTTTGTCCAATGCCATCCTTCAAGTAAACTTTTGCAAGGTAGCATCGATAGTTTCAAAATGAATGGACGAGGACTGGTTATTCACGGAGATTTCAGGGCCGAAGAATTATCCTTTCAGACCGATGCTGTAGTAATTGATTTCAGCAACGTTTTAAGAGGAAAACTGACTCTCAAGCAACCCACCCAAGCTATTGCTAAAGTTACCCTATCAGAAGCAAGTATTAACCAAGCTTTTAAGGCAGAACTAGTGAAGAAGCGGCTGCAAAATCTTTTGCTACCTGCTTTAAGTGATATACCGGGGGGTGAGGTGGTATCCTTTGAAGCTATACAGTTCCATCTGTTACCCAACAATCGGGTGCAGATTTTAGCTCAGGCCAACCTCAGCAACGGCGAAATCGTGCCGATTAGCTTAAGTGCAACCATAACAATTGAGCGGCGACGTAGGCTTAATTTCTGCGATCCGAAGTTTGAAGCCGCTACCGTGCCAGAATCTCAATGGAAAATTTCTCAAACCTTAAGCGCCTCATTAGCTGAAATTTTGGATCAGATGGTCGATTTGGAGAGCTTTGATCTTGATGGCATGACTATGCGGCTCAACCGATTAGAAACTCAAGGTAAACAATTAATTTTCACTGGCTACGCGCAAATTGAACGTATTCCTACTAGTGGTACAGCAACTCAAAATTAA
- a CDS encoding bacterioferritin — MQELDQKKTIDLLNAIMEFELAGVVRYTHYSLMVTGPNRLPIVAFFKAQASESLLHAQQVGEILTGLDGHPSLKIAPMEETYKHSVKDILAESLSHEKKALDLYKALLDTVTNASIYLEEFARGMIGQEEMHNLELKKMLRDFS, encoded by the coding sequence ATGCAAGAACTTGACCAAAAAAAGACCATTGATCTACTCAATGCCATCATGGAATTTGAACTAGCAGGAGTAGTGCGTTATACACATTATTCCCTGATGGTAACTGGCCCTAATCGCTTACCAATCGTGGCTTTTTTCAAAGCACAAGCTAGTGAATCGTTACTTCATGCTCAACAAGTAGGAGAAATTCTGACGGGTTTAGATGGACATCCTTCCTTGAAAATCGCCCCAATGGAAGAAACCTACAAGCATTCAGTCAAAGATATCTTGGCAGAAAGCTTATCCCACGAAAAGAAAGCGCTAGATTTATATAAGGCTCTTTTAGATACTGTCACAAATGCCAGCATTTATTTAGAAGAGTTTGCCCGTGGCATGATTGGTCAAGAAGAGATGCATAATCTTGAATTGAAGAAAATGTTACGTGATTTCAGTTAA